The following nucleotide sequence is from Leishmania panamensis strain MHOM/PA/94/PSC-1 chromosome 9 sequence.
CCGGGTGAATCACCGAACACACAAACTGTGCTGGCTGCACAGCATTGGTCGCATTAGTGCGCGCTACAGCGACTTGACCCTCTCCGACTCGGACGGCTCCTCGTCAGGGTGCACGTCGCCGACAGCAtcggtgctgcgcgacacTCGTCTTGCAGCGGAGGCCAAGAAAGCGAATAGGAAGGCGCCGCATCTGCCGATGCTCCCTGGCGACGGCAACGCCTGTCGAcaccagtggcggcggcaagaaCGCGTTGGAGACCCCTCACGAAGGGCGAGACCCGTGTACGACGGTGCGCTGAACATCAACATCTACGCCAAGGTCATACAGAGCCAGGGCAATGACGTTGCCACCgacaagggcagcagcactggcgcgTCACCTTTACGAAGGGCGTCGCAACACCAACACCAGCAGGCGAAAAATGCAACGACAACGGCGCACCGCTTCCTCGGGTGCTACCGGCAGAGTCGCTTGCTCATCCACTTCAAGCTGTACTGCCGGGCGCTGTACGAAGAgcgacggctgcgctgcggtggcccCGGCACCCATGTAATCGGCCGCGCTGGCGGAAACGCGCCGGAGTACACACCAGCAACGGAGGGGCTGCTCGCCGGCGTGCCGGTCATCCCGCACCCGGtgctgaagctgcaggagcacgCGCCATCACTGCGTAAGCCCTACGCCCATCGCGTCCCCGTCGCGTCCACTATGagtggctgccgctgctgggagGGCCTGTATCCGCCTCTAGGCACCGATCTGGCCGCGCCAGCTCAGCAagcgtggcggcagctgcggcagtccATCCTGGTGCGTCAGGCCCTTCGTGACGTCTACGACGAACTTCCGCACGACAAGGAAGGTCTCTTGGACAAGCGGACCTTCGTGCTGTtcgtcctgcagctgcttgagctcttcttccccacccGCCTCCCCGTGGTGGCCCACATCGCAATCGCGGAGGAGGAATGGGCGTACCGCGGCACGACGGAGCACGTTGGACCGCAAACGTTTCACGAGAAGTTCTTCGCCTTTCCGCTCATCTTCTACCGCGACGCAGCCACATTGACAGAGGCGCCGCTCGTCGAGTTCTGGACTCTCATTCGCGTCTGCTTTGATGCGCAAAAGAGAATGCAGAAGTCGGCGGCGCCAACAGGAAAGTgcggcgatgcgctgcaACCTTCcagcctctccctcctgaTGCCGCTGACGCACTTCACGACAGAGCAGCTGGACACACTGCTCTCGTGCCCGCCGCCCGCGTTCGACGCGGACGTATACGATCGATACTGCTTGCTCCGCCAGGCCTTTCGTGATGATCTGAAAGTGCGTGCGGCCCCGCGTGGCCACCAGTACGGTGTAGCCCGCGCCTTGGtgaagaagcggcagcagaagaagtCCCTACGCCATGGACACTGGACGCCACAGCAACGGAAATCCACAGGGAAGCCCATAGGGTCCCTGAAGGTCTATCGGGCGCATCTCGGCCTGGCAGACGCTACGCGACGCATCGAGATTGAGGCGGCCGCGCAGCAAGAGCGGGACTCacgtcagcgccgcctggAGGAACAGGAGCACGAAGCATTACTCGAACAGTCGCTCTACTACCACGCACGTATCAGCCGTGTTCAGTCACGCACCGCAACCGCAATTTCAGGCATTGAGAACGTCTGCAGCGCATGGGAACTCCACCGCACCGATGTATACCCCGCGCCTAGGGAAGATGCGAACGACGACGCACGGCCGCGGGAGGAAGAAGACGTGGAAGAGCTTCTGCTGAAGTACCTCGACGACGTGCCGCTTGACGCCTTCGACGGTCAGGTgtcgctgcgcgagcgctACCACCTTCACGTCCGCTTCCAGCAAGAGCGGCGCAAtcacctctttccctcgtcGCAGCCCCGTCCAgagccctccccctccgtcACCCTAGCGGacggcggccgcagcgctgccctaCCGTCAGCAACCCCAATAGCGCAAACCACCTCGCTTCGCCGACGTGTGAAGGCGGAGAGCAAGGCTCAGCGACGCACTCCTGGATCTGCAGAGGCGAGATTCCTGCTTGATGGCACACGCGATGtgagcggcggaggcggcggcgactcCACGCCTCCCACTGTGTCCTACGCCGCAGGCACCTACCCGCCGCGGACGGTGCCGCGAATGATGAGCCCGTCGCGTGTGCGGCCAATGAGAGGCGCCCCGGGAACGACCAGCGCGGCACGCATACCGAAAAGGCGCGCAGCGCACCTTTCGGTTTCACGTGTCGATGGCAACGGCAAAATCGGCTCACCCTCCCCATTTGCGTCCTTCtatgccaccgccgcctcacattggccgcacacgcgcagcccAGCGGCACGCGGCATTCAGCGCGAAGGTCTCGCCGCGAGCCACCGCGAGGGTGGCGTGAGTGGCCTGTGTCCTGGAAAAGACGGTGACGATTTGCTGGCGGCTACGGCAAGCGGTCCAAGTCACATCAGCGGGCGCAATACGTCCTTCGACTGCAaaggtgcggcggcgccgccacgcctGCTTGCACGCCCAACCACGCAAACCGGGTGGGGCACACCGTGTCTCCCTGtatcgccgctgctggctccacacgacggcgacgcgccCATCTCCTGCGGCGGGAGCGGGGCAGCGAGTATGCATGTAAACGCCCGACGCGACGCATCGCCACAACTGCAGCATTCGACCCCACTCATGCCTGTCACGGCCACATCAACCACAGAGCCCGCGACAACGGAATTGACATCGATCATGTTTCGGGGCCTAGACGTAGAGGCTatgcacgcagcgcctcgatCTGTTCCCTGGATCGCGCAGTGGGGCTCGACAATGACGCAGGATGTCGGTGCTCGCCCACTGCGCGATCCAGCATTGTCTACTGCGCCTGTATCGGCACCTTTGGCGTCCCTGCGCTATGCTCAGCGTCTGCGCGTACAGCGGcgtctccagcagcagttcAACCGCACCGCAAAGGCTACAGCAGGAGTGACTGGTAACCATTAAATCCGGGCGAAAGAGTAGGGGGGAAGGATGGACAGGCCCTCACAAGGATGTCGGAGGCGGCACCGCGTTTCTATGTATGACGTGCACATCAGCCTTGGTTAAGCcccgcggtgccgccgcccttcGCCTGCCCCTCAGTCCCTACCTCCTCTGTAACTCACTCGCGTGATTTTTCCCGCTGCTCCTAGTGTGAcgagatgcacacacacacacacgcaatgTACAACAGTGTTTTTTCCCGCTTCCCTTTTCGCCGTTGCGCTGTATATCTCTCTTTGGCACCTCTGTAGGAATCAACGTGCACCGCGCACCCAACCAAAGATCGACTCGAACGCTGTAGGACAAGCCTcaggtgctgttgctgctgcttcttaTGCGGGGGGTGCGAGTTGTGTCCTGGAACGCGTCTACGGTgacccctccacctctgttCATCGGGTATCACCTACACCGTTGCAGGCTGGCTGGCTGGCTGGCTGCTTTTCTTTCGGTGAAGACGAGTAGAATGTCTCACCAAAGCTCGTGATGCACACATCTCATATAGgctcgctccctcccccctcccaccttTGCTGACACGGACCGCAGGGAAGAGCCAACACCGGCTTAGGCGTTGCTATAGCATTTTTatctgcgtctgtgcgtgtgcgtgtgcgtgtgcgtgtgtgtatgcgtctgTTCGGCGTCACATGTGGCGCTGGCAGTGTTTTCGGATACTTCACACTCTAACGCCCAAGGAAGAGCGGATTACAGAAGTGCTGCcatcactcccccccccctccccacctcgGGGGACGATTAAGGGCTGGAGTGGACTCCTTTCTCTGCGCCCCTCCTCTTGCATGCAAGCAGGATGTCCTCCGCCATCGTTTTGGTAGGCAACCAGCAGGTCATTCCCTTGGCGAGCCGGCTGATTGTCGGCATACGTCTGCAGGGCACCATCGGCTTCGTGGACCCCGCCAGCCCGTATATCGTCAAGCCGCGCCCCTATGCAGCCTACTTGGCTacgacgctgcggcgcctgCAGTGCGCCGTTGCGCTGTTTGTGCCAACCAACACGGAGAACGACCGGGAGATGATGAGCCTGTTCCACCGTCTCGACTTTCCCGTTCCCTTCCGCTACGTGAATGACCACTCAAAGATTATTGGCGCTGGCTCAGGCCGCGGCAACCGCAAGAGAGGCTTGGCGCCCAACAACTACACCGAGTACCTGCGCATCATGGCGAACGAGGTGAACGGCACAGGGCAGGACACAAGCCGCATCCTCTTTATCGACTCCGAGGTGAACTATCGTTTCTCACCAGTGCAGACCATCGTCCTCGACGCCTACGAGCCTctgacgcggcggcagcaacgagAACTtgtcaagcagcagcacagcaaccCGCTCGGTGACGTCTCGTCTCGAC
It contains:
- a CDS encoding hypothetical protein (TriTrypDB/GeneDB-style sysID: LpmP.09.0510), with the translated sequence MQLSTEGYHEELRLLRDTPELLSSGAQMEVRKVWRERRWMDDELEKAERRPSKSDVVCQHVVHGVASGIATLSSSFTPYHVSTTESGAQQRHVAAPMMDEVDEVVVMAQHVVFSVKDDEMASRFSTKHPRSIIAASAVETVQRVALGAMPPAQHAREQWLQEHAVRQHLTSLRRFSGSTSYELKARLARDVIAGRVDVPMQTAITDAVLNEQQGSLPSAGGSATTRRHALQDVYVFPPPQHSNSNAAVRQRRWCEGELLASTTPLIWQLPLRKPRMPTTPLWQRSRLPPGMWAVEAACKDVTRTEASLHASAVRDPLVVAKRPAAIKDSAEALIHHEGTPSCRETVATRAAAVTDAEPRHDNTRVRRQEAAAACVDGTENLYGLQYVWPSPLPPGGFIRVSPDPRFAMWPDSEDETGDGGLLGTMEKYGDSQARGLHAGDGGRINGDVGYSIARLSRGASQHQGRQAQMRRLARRVNHRTHKLCWLHSIGRISARYSDLTLSDSDGSSSGCTSPTASVLRDTRLAAEAKKANRKAPHLPMLPGDGNACRHQWRRQERVGDPSRRARPVYDGALNINIYAKVIQSQGNDVATDKGSSTGASPLRRASQHQHQQAKNATTTAHRFLGCYRQSRLLIHFKLYCRALYEERRLRCGGPGTHVIGRAGGNAPEYTPATEGLLAGVPVIPHPVLKLQEHAPSLRKPYAHRVPVASTMSGCRCWEGLYPPLGTDLAAPAQQAWRQLRQSILVRQALRDVYDELPHDKEGLLDKRTFVLFVLQLLELFFPTRLPVVAHIAIAEEEWAYRGTTEHVGPQTFHEKFFAFPLIFYRDAATLTEAPLVEFWTLIRVCFDAQKRMQKSAAPTGKCGDALQPSSLSLLMPLTHFTTEQLDTLLSCPPPAFDADVYDRYCLLRQAFRDDLKVRAAPRGHQYGVARALVKKRQQKKSLRHGHWTPQQRKSTGKPIGSLKVYRAHLGLADATRRIEIEAAAQQERDSRQRRLEEQEHEALLEQSLYYHARISRVQSRTATAISGIENVCSAWELHRTDVYPAPREDANDDARPREEEDVEELLLKYLDDVPLDAFDGQVSLRERYHLHVRFQQERRNHLFPSSQPRPEPSPSVTLADGGRSAALPSATPIAQTTSLRRRVKAESKAQRRTPGSAEARFLLDGTRDVSGGGGGDSTPPTVSYAAGTYPPRTVPRMMSPSRVRPMRGAPGTTSAARIPKRRAAHLSVSRVDGNGKIGSPSPFASFYATAASHWPHTRSPAARGIQREGLAASHREGGVSGLCPGKDGDDLLAATASGPSHISGRNTSFDCKGAAAPPRLLARPTTQTGWGTPCLPVSPLLAPHDGDAPISCGGSGAASMHVNARRDASPQLQHSTPLMPVTATSTTEPATTELTSIMFRGLDVEAMHAAPRSVPWIAQWGSTMTQDVGARPLRDPALSTAPVSAPLASLRYAQRLRVQRRLQQQFNRTAKATAGVTGNH